One window of Mycoplasma cottewii genomic DNA carries:
- a CDS encoding PTS transporter subunit EIIC, with protein sequence MKSNCKFKDFSSKTTALLQKFGRGLMLPISILPFAGLLLGIGGAIGANFANNATATEIASVLKSMSEIVFANLAILFVISIVITFTNDSGSGAFMAILGYLVFSSTQTPFIHFKDGKLVDIFYFHKGEVLNSIVASNLGIRSLQTSLFGAIVVAIVIVVIYNKFKYIQLPNALNFFSGIRFLPILIIPAMFLLSILFLIFWPWVGQGIGHVGVALQKSPRGLDGFIYGVLGRALMPFGLHHIVITLAYQSEFGGVLLLDSLTEKLKQSNLDQAQIQSIIDQFNKLTENGKRIIGDQNIWNFINSISINKINNIPLFEWFDKELNVNAGRFTQDYPTYLGTCMGIGLAFIFTSNKNTRKQTISVIASAMAVSFLTGITEPLEFTFLFVTPVLYYAVYVPFSGLSYLFMNLVGAHVGVGFARGFIDLLVYGALPVLKGTRFYWAFVFALLQGSTIFVIFYFWIIKKDLATPGRKGNELGLISKKDYQELKSNQKQNAEQRIRDIIKVLGDKTNLESVSACATRLRVVVKDIDLVNKEELNKLASMGFIVKNNNVQVIFGGEATIISDKINEALKQD encoded by the coding sequence ATGAAATCAAATTGTAAATTTAAAGATTTTTCATCCAAAACAACTGCATTATTGCAAAAATTTGGTCGTGGATTAATGTTACCAATTTCAATATTGCCTTTTGCAGGATTGTTATTAGGAATTGGTGGAGCAATTGGTGCTAACTTTGCTAATAATGCTACAGCAACAGAAATAGCTAGTGTTTTAAAATCAATGTCAGAAATAGTTTTTGCAAATCTAGCTATATTATTTGTAATTTCTATAGTGATTACTTTTACAAATGATTCTGGATCTGGTGCTTTTATGGCTATATTAGGATATTTGGTTTTCAGCTCTACTCAAACACCATTTATTCATTTTAAAGATGGAAAATTAGTTGATATTTTCTACTTTCATAAAGGAGAAGTTTTAAACTCAATAGTAGCTTCTAATCTAGGAATTAGATCTTTACAAACATCATTATTTGGAGCAATTGTTGTTGCAATAGTTATTGTTGTTATTTACAACAAATTTAAATATATTCAACTACCTAATGCTTTAAATTTCTTTTCAGGAATAAGATTCTTACCTATTTTAATTATTCCTGCAATGTTTTTACTATCAATATTATTCTTAATATTCTGACCGTGAGTTGGTCAAGGTATAGGTCACGTTGGAGTTGCACTACAAAAATCACCTAGAGGATTAGATGGATTTATTTATGGTGTATTAGGTCGTGCATTAATGCCTTTCGGATTACATCATATTGTGATTACATTAGCTTATCAATCTGAATTTGGTGGAGTATTACTACTTGACTCATTAACTGAAAAATTAAAACAATCAAACTTAGATCAAGCTCAAATCCAATCAATAATAGATCAATTTAATAAATTAACTGAAAACGGTAAAAGAATAATTGGAGATCAAAATATCTGAAACTTTATAAACTCAATTTCAATAAATAAAATTAACAACATACCTTTATTTGAATGATTTGATAAAGAATTAAATGTTAATGCAGGAAGATTTACTCAAGATTATCCTACTTATTTAGGAACTTGTATGGGAATAGGATTAGCATTTATATTTACTTCAAATAAAAACACAAGAAAACAAACTATTTCAGTAATAGCAAGTGCGATGGCTGTTTCATTCTTAACTGGAATTACTGAACCATTAGAATTTACATTCTTATTTGTTACTCCAGTTCTATATTATGCAGTTTATGTACCTTTCTCAGGATTAAGTTATCTATTTATGAACTTAGTTGGTGCTCATGTTGGAGTAGGTTTTGCAAGAGGATTTATTGATTTATTAGTATATGGAGCTTTACCAGTATTAAAAGGAACTAGATTCTACTGAGCATTTGTATTTGCTTTATTACAAGGATCTACTATATTTGTAATATTCTATTTCTGAATTATTAAAAAAGATCTTGCTACACCAGGAAGAAAAGGTAACGAATTAGGTTTAATTAGTAAAAAAGATTATCAAGAATTAAAATCAAATCAAAAACAAAATGCTGAACAAAGAATCAGAGATATTATCAAAGTTTTAGGTGACAAAACAAATCTTGAATCAGTTTCAGCTTGTGCTACTAGATTAAGAGTTGTTGTTAAAGATATTGATTTAGTAAATAAAGAAGAATTAAATAAATTAGCAAGTATGGGATTTATAGTAAAAAACAATAATGTTCAAGTTATCTTCGGCGGAGAAGCAACAATTATTTCAGATAAGATTAATGAGGCTTTAAAACAAGATTAA
- the serS gene encoding serine--tRNA ligase, protein MLDINYIEQNYDDVVKRLNMRNQQDYSSDLKFVIEKNKKRKELLLKVEKIKAEKNQLSKQVGVLVREKKQDEAEQIKQQVSKMNSEIQVLDDELKITNEEMITKLQYIPNLPHKDITFGSDDNDNVEIRKSKHTKLVQHNTPHWEIATKLGLIDFERGTKLSGSRFLIYTGLGSKLVRAIADILLSRHEKFGYKEIFCPLIVNTEIMKGTGQLPKFADDMYKAGDQWLIPTSEVPLTNLHAGEILSSDVLPLKYTGFTQCFRQEAGSAGRDTKGMIRLHQFNKVELVKLVHPEQSMNELESLVTDAEDVLNLFELPYRVVELCSGDIGFSATKTYDLEVWFPEQNKYREISSCSNCWDFQARRMQTRFRDVDGEVKLVHTLNGSGVAIDRLIAALLENWWDGEKLILPPVLRPYFNNQEYIK, encoded by the coding sequence ATGTTAGATATAAATTATATTGAACAAAATTACGATGATGTTGTTAAAAGGTTAAACATGCGTAATCAACAAGATTATTCATCAGATTTAAAATTCGTAATTGAAAAAAATAAAAAAAGAAAAGAATTATTATTAAAAGTTGAAAAAATTAAAGCAGAAAAAAACCAATTATCTAAACAAGTTGGAGTTTTAGTTCGTGAAAAAAAACAAGACGAAGCTGAACAAATTAAACAACAAGTATCTAAAATGAATTCTGAAATTCAAGTACTAGATGATGAATTAAAAATAACTAATGAAGAAATGATTACAAAACTACAATACATTCCAAACTTACCACATAAAGATATAACTTTTGGAAGTGATGATAATGATAATGTAGAAATTAGAAAATCAAAACATACAAAATTAGTTCAACACAATACTCCACACTGAGAAATTGCAACAAAATTAGGATTAATTGATTTTGAAAGAGGTACAAAACTAAGTGGATCAAGATTTTTAATTTATACTGGATTAGGTTCAAAATTAGTTAGAGCAATTGCAGATATTTTATTATCAAGACATGAAAAATTTGGTTATAAAGAAATATTCTGTCCTTTAATTGTTAATACTGAAATAATGAAAGGAACAGGACAATTACCAAAATTTGCTGATGATATGTATAAAGCAGGAGATCAATGATTAATTCCAACAAGTGAAGTTCCTTTAACAAATCTACATGCTGGTGAAATTCTTTCAAGTGATGTTCTACCTTTAAAATACACTGGATTTACTCAATGTTTTAGACAAGAAGCAGGAAGTGCTGGACGTGATACTAAAGGTATGATTAGATTACATCAATTTAATAAAGTTGAATTAGTTAAATTAGTTCATCCAGAACAATCTATGAACGAATTAGAATCATTAGTAACTGATGCTGAAGATGTTTTAAACTTGTTTGAATTACCTTATAGAGTTGTTGAATTATGTAGTGGTGATATTGGATTTAGTGCAACTAAAACTTATGATTTAGAAGTATGATTCCCTGAACAAAATAAATATCGAGAAATATCATCTTGTTCAAACTGTTGAGATTTCCAAGCTAGAAGAATGCAAACAAGATTTAGAGATGTTGATGGAGAAGTTAAATTAGTTCACACATTAAACGGTAGTGGAGTTGCTATAGATAGATTAATCGCTGCACTTTTAGAAAACTGATGAGACGGAGAAAAATTAATATTACCTCCAGTGTTAAGACCTTATTTTAACAATCAAGAATACATTAAATAA
- a CDS encoding chromate transporter, which translates to MRKKEYQKEPTFWNIFIFIMLITFVGFGGGNAMMPVIKRYAVDKYKWLDEDEFHHNVVLTNMLPGPAAIQTTAYIAFKTLNKFKAYLVVSLASMPHIILAVGLIFAFNKIPGQYLIAVQTGVLVAITGALIGFGWNYFKKGIKVMKLSLWIILFLTSLSFSLFIPTPYNVPVLVMVLIIAIYSTIFVVKTKRTRKSMARKDVK; encoded by the coding sequence ATGAGAAAGAAAGAGTATCAAAAAGAACCTACATTTTGAAATATCTTTATTTTTATAATGCTAATTACTTTTGTTGGGTTTGGTGGCGGTAACGCTATGATGCCCGTTATTAAGCGTTATGCTGTTGATAAATATAAGTGATTAGATGAAGATGAATTTCATCACAATGTAGTTTTAACAAATATGTTACCAGGTCCCGCTGCAATTCAAACTACAGCTTATATAGCTTTTAAAACTTTAAATAAATTTAAAGCTTATTTAGTAGTTAGCTTAGCTTCAATGCCACACATCATTTTAGCTGTTGGTCTTATTTTTGCATTCAATAAAATACCAGGTCAATATTTAATTGCTGTTCAAACTGGAGTTTTAGTAGCAATAACAGGAGCATTAATTGGTTTTGGGTGAAATTATTTTAAAAAAGGTATTAAAGTTATGAAACTAAGTTTATGAATAATTTTATTTTTAACTAGTTTATCATTTTCTTTATTTATTCCAACTCCATATAACGTTCCAGTATTAGTTATGGTTTTAATTATAGCTATTTATTCAACAATCTTTGTAGTTAAAACTAAAAGAACAAGAAAATCAATGGCTAGAAAGGATGTAAAATAA
- a CDS encoding chromate transporter codes for MSAFIAFFISLLLLIFVSLSVFGGGQVFMPIFVWMWKSLESWFGITIPEDFINTVFAVSNSTPGILSPKFAAITGYMVAQGQWWGFIAMIFTYLAFVLPAIFMMMIALKYSKKFHQSSFFKSLINIMNPVVSGIIIALAIEIFLSCMFPYLIFNKSASEYLGIIDVSKSTPNMKFFSGWRLIALYCYVPIGVVISFYLYLKKIPIFGLIFVNIIISLILFEPWLA; via the coding sequence ATGAGTGCTTTTATCGCATTTTTTATATCCTTATTATTACTTATTTTTGTTTCATTATCAGTTTTTGGTGGTGGACAAGTTTTCATGCCTATATTTGTTTGAATGTGAAAATCATTAGAGAGTTGGTTTGGAATTACTATACCTGAAGATTTCATAAACACTGTTTTTGCAGTTTCTAATTCAACTCCAGGTATTTTAAGTCCTAAGTTTGCTGCTATTACTGGATATATGGTTGCTCAAGGACAATGATGAGGGTTTATTGCAATGATCTTTACATATTTAGCATTTGTTTTACCAGCTATTTTTATGATGATGATTGCTTTAAAATATTCTAAAAAATTCCATCAATCAAGTTTTTTTAAATCATTAATTAATATTATGAATCCCGTTGTCAGTGGAATTATTATTGCTTTAGCTATTGAAATATTTTTAAGTTGTATGTTTCCTTATTTAATTTTTAACAAATCAGCTAGTGAATATTTAGGAATTATAGATGTTTCAAAATCAACACCTAACATGAAATTTTTTAGTGGATGAAGATTAATTGCTTTATATTGTTATGTTCCAATAGGAGTTGTTATAAGTTTTTATTTATATCTTAAAAAAATACCAATATTTGGATTGATATTTGTAAATATAATAATAAGTTTAATATTATTTGAACCCTGATTAGCTTAA
- a CDS encoding AAA family ATPase gives MIQKILLITHTEKRGYKIQTHDNQEIAVFVWPTREEAERQKNNLGRDYYSKIEKPIAKAWAEFYEYCTYKEVKFFSILLDESNDQYFYDLKATKLKEGQDFTFDTMDLIFRANKSFFSIEDEKEKKGYKGRLKKISETFEKFQKEKKSHGDKKCIYDEGVVSIYITTVYGERFDEYVKNQEKEMEPNKHRWSEVKNILNKKESIKIKEGYKAYLKFIVLNKKTGEPGLGEKTVKDYFDALNGDNLNFLLTKEARDQNINKISLYTIDNLSDFEIIKTKLKDNVSFKFLAWNDIYTSLQHYENFLRLKDILLNNNCKNNSEHEVPDVAHQTIYFGAPGTGKSYELNKLVEKSFCENYERVTFHPSYMYGHFVGTFKPFTKNETITYKYVPGILIKQLIKAYKKPNENFALVIEEINRANVSAVFGDIFQLLDRDENGDSQYLISTSEELQQYLQENINESELEQEVKDKLKPKFEKLYLPKNFYILATMNSADQGVMPLDSAFKRRWEFKYLSINKASDKNEKEFKNYEFEVKSTQEVNSTQEVKSKKYNWDEFRRAINNKLSNLHIPEDKLIGPYFISSKILKESITTPEKLTEVIKDKVLMYLYDDVTRAHRSELFREGTYKTYSKLCEEFDNDCLALFKNGLNIEDNEEKKKKKNKEENLNHEN, from the coding sequence ATGATCCAAAAAATATTATTGATTACACACACAGAAAAAAGAGGATATAAAATTCAAACTCATGACAATCAAGAAATTGCTGTATTTGTTTGGCCTACAAGAGAAGAAGCTGAAAGACAAAAAAATAATTTAGGTAGAGATTATTACAGTAAAATTGAAAAACCAATAGCAAAAGCGTGAGCTGAATTTTATGAATATTGTACTTATAAAGAAGTAAAATTCTTTTCTATATTATTAGATGAATCAAACGATCAATATTTTTATGATCTAAAAGCAACAAAATTAAAAGAAGGACAAGATTTTACTTTTGATACAATGGATTTAATTTTTAGAGCTAACAAATCTTTCTTTTCAATAGAAGATGAAAAGGAGAAGAAGGGATACAAAGGTCGATTAAAAAAAATATCTGAAACTTTTGAAAAATTTCAAAAAGAAAAAAAGTCACATGGAGATAAAAAGTGTATTTATGATGAAGGGGTTGTAAGTATTTATATTACAACGGTATATGGTGAACGTTTTGATGAATATGTTAAAAATCAAGAAAAAGAAATGGAACCAAATAAACATAGATGATCTGAAGTTAAAAATATCCTAAACAAAAAAGAATCAATAAAAATAAAAGAAGGATACAAGGCATATTTAAAATTCATTGTATTAAACAAAAAAACTGGAGAGCCTGGTCTTGGAGAGAAAACAGTTAAAGATTATTTTGATGCATTAAACGGTGATAATTTAAATTTTTTATTAACAAAAGAAGCTAGGGATCAAAATATTAATAAAATTAGTCTTTACACAATTGATAATTTATCTGATTTTGAAATTATAAAAACTAAATTAAAAGATAATGTGTCTTTTAAATTTTTAGCATGAAACGATATATATACTTCTTTACAACATTATGAAAACTTTTTAAGATTGAAAGACATTTTATTAAATAACAATTGCAAAAATAATTCAGAACACGAAGTACCAGATGTAGCTCACCAAACAATCTACTTTGGAGCACCAGGTACTGGTAAAAGCTATGAACTTAATAAACTAGTAGAAAAAAGTTTTTGTGAAAACTATGAACGCGTAACTTTCCACCCAAGTTATATGTACGGTCATTTTGTAGGAACTTTTAAACCTTTTACTAAAAATGAAACTATAACTTATAAATATGTTCCTGGAATATTAATAAAACAATTAATAAAAGCATATAAAAAACCTAATGAAAATTTTGCATTAGTTATTGAAGAAATTAACCGAGCAAATGTTTCAGCTGTTTTTGGAGATATTTTCCAATTACTAGATAGAGATGAAAATGGAGATAGCCAATACTTAATTTCAACATCAGAAGAATTGCAACAATACTTACAAGAAAATATCAATGAATCTGAACTAGAACAAGAAGTTAAAGATAAATTAAAACCTAAATTTGAAAAATTATATTTACCAAAAAACTTCTACATACTAGCAACAATGAATAGTGCTGATCAAGGTGTAATGCCTTTAGATAGTGCATTTAAAAGAAGATGAGAATTTAAATATTTATCTATTAATAAAGCTAGTGATAAAAATGAAAAAGAATTCAAAAATTACGAGTTTGAAGTAAAATCAACACAAGAAGTAAATTCAACACAAGAAGTAAAATCAAAAAAATACAATTGAGATGAGTTCAGGCGTGCAATAAATAATAAACTTTCAAATTTACATATTCCAGAAGACAAGTTAATTGGACCTTATTTTATATCTTCAAAAATTTTAAAAGAATCTATAACTACTCCTGAAAAACTTACCGAAGTTATAAAGGATAAAGTGTTAATGTATTTATATGATGATGTAACAAGAGCTCATAGATCAGAACTTTTTAGAGAAGGAACATACAAAACATATTCTAAACTTTGTGAAGAATTCGATAATGATTGTCTAGCATTGTTCAAAAACGGTCTAAATATTGAGGATAATGAAGAAAAGAAAAAGAAGAAAAATAAAGAAGAAAATTTAAACCATGAAAATTAA
- a CDS encoding LlaJI family restriction endonuclease: MIIVKNILLFIYPKYIKNIEKDSQNNYKKFKQIINVIKKYKKSKQRKIHTTNNYDLESSNMLSICLELLLDYFEHGLYNNHKQIIELNGEGEIFWEKTINENTAYISNNIPVYLDTFNFNQKDNDNDYFRQLHSFVLTDISNRFSEVLELIGLEGVDLSLSDISNFGKTEYIVHRLNQEISTQFITYKQNILKLLKKYIQEKESEATSHSVSFFGTNAFNLVWEDVCSVVMNNSRDKTLKELNLSNFKDDNSKSLKNIIFKPKWKYHPDDNHQNDHHHKSEDTLNPDIICIDENSLFIYDAKYYNIVLNENVIKDKPGIADITKQYLYELAYKEFAKEYNLNIVENAFLFPSDENHDIKQEKIGCVTIDVLS; the protein is encoded by the coding sequence ATGATAATTGTTAAAAACATTCTTTTGTTTATATATCCAAAATATATAAAAAATATAGAAAAAGATAGCCAAAATAACTACAAAAAATTCAAACAAATCATCAATGTAATTAAAAAATATAAAAAATCTAAACAACGAAAAATACACACCACTAATAACTACGATCTAGAAAGTTCTAACATGTTATCTATTTGTTTAGAATTACTGTTAGATTATTTTGAACATGGACTTTATAATAATCACAAACAAATTATTGAACTAAATGGTGAAGGTGAAATATTTTGAGAAAAAACAATTAATGAAAATACCGCTTATATTTCTAATAACATTCCAGTTTATTTAGATACATTTAATTTCAATCAAAAAGATAATGATAATGATTATTTTAGACAATTACACAGTTTTGTGTTAACTGATATATCTAATAGATTTAGTGAAGTTTTAGAACTAATAGGTTTAGAAGGTGTTGACCTTAGTTTAAGTGATATTAGTAATTTTGGTAAAACTGAATATATTGTTCATCGACTTAATCAGGAAATCTCAACCCAATTTATCACATACAAGCAAAATATTTTAAAACTATTAAAAAAATATATTCAAGAAAAAGAAAGTGAAGCAACATCACATAGTGTTTCATTTTTTGGCACTAATGCATTTAATTTAGTTTGAGAAGATGTTTGTTCTGTAGTTATGAATAATAGTCGTGATAAAACTTTAAAAGAATTAAATTTAAGTAATTTTAAAGATGATAATTCAAAGTCTTTAAAAAATATAATTTTCAAACCTAAATGGAAATACCATCCTGATGATAATCATCAAAATGATCATCACCATAAATCCGAAGACACTCTAAACCCAGATATTATTTGTATAGATGAAAATTCTCTTTTCATCTATGATGCTAAGTATTACAATATTGTCTTAAATGAAAATGTAATAAAAGATAAACCTGGAATAGCTGATATTACTAAACAATATCTATATGAATTAGCGTATAAAGAATTTGCTAAAGAATATAACCTTAATATAGTAGAAAATGCATTTTTATTTCCAAGTGATGAAAATCATGACATAAAACAAGAAAAAATAGGATGTGTTACTATTGATGTTCTTTCATAG
- the msrB gene encoding peptide-methionine (R)-S-oxide reductase MsrB, which produces MIKSTYFAGGCFWGVQEYFSRLNGVVNTEVGYANGITDKTKYHSLKRTLHAETVKIDYDSNIISLEELIVHLFRIIHPDSLNKQGNDVGVQYRTGVYFTDSSDVKTIDSVFNIFKKNYKEFYVELEELKNYSVGEEYHQDYLKKNPTGYCHVNLDVDYNLTDREKEIINQVRKEISLDDLSYSVLKHSATERPHTSELNKEHRKGIYVEKISGEALFSSSTKFDAGCGWPSFSEPIKKRTVTYLDDNSHNMHRIEVRSKIGDNHLGHVFNDGPKDMGGLRYCINGAALVFIPLEEMDERGYSEYKEFVK; this is translated from the coding sequence ATGATAAAAAGTACTTATTTTGCGGGAGGATGCTTTTGAGGGGTTCAAGAATATTTCTCTAGATTAAATGGAGTAGTTAATACCGAAGTTGGTTATGCTAATGGAATAACTGATAAAACTAAATATCATAGTTTAAAAAGAACACTGCATGCTGAAACGGTAAAAATAGATTATGATTCAAACATAATTTCACTTGAAGAATTAATTGTGCATTTATTTAGAATCATTCATCCAGACTCATTAAATAAGCAAGGAAATGATGTTGGTGTTCAATATAGAACCGGTGTTTATTTTACTGATAGTAGTGATGTTAAAACTATTGATTCAGTATTTAATATTTTTAAAAAGAATTATAAAGAATTTTATGTTGAATTAGAAGAATTAAAAAACTATTCAGTAGGTGAAGAATATCACCAAGATTATTTAAAAAAGAATCCTACTGGATATTGTCACGTAAATCTTGATGTTGATTATAATTTAACTGATAGAGAAAAAGAAATAATTAATCAAGTTAGAAAAGAAATATCATTAGACGATTTAAGTTATAGTGTTTTAAAACATTCAGCAACAGAAAGACCACACACTTCTGAGTTAAATAAAGAACACAGAAAAGGAATCTATGTTGAAAAAATAAGTGGTGAAGCTTTATTTTCTTCATCTACTAAATTTGATGCAGGTTGTGGATGACCTAGTTTCAGTGAACCAATTAAAAAGAGAACGGTTACTTATTTAGATGATAATTCTCATAATATGCATAGAATCGAAGTTCGTTCTAAAATTGGAGATAATCATTTAGGACATGTCTTTAATGATGGACCTAAAGATATGGGTGGATTAAGATATTGTATTAATGGAGCGGCTTTAGTGTTCATTCCTTTAGAAGAAATGGATGAAAGAGGATATTCAGAATATAAAGAATTTGTTAAGTAA
- a CDS encoding ribulose-phosphate 3-epimerase: MKITPSIYCADLVDLKTEISNLLKAGIDQIHFDVMDGIFVQNYALSPKQLDDIKRTFPSLKIDVHIMGVDLLDKIKWFKNADYFTFHWNAVKNIDSAKQWIDEIKQHNLKPGIAIDLDNQISDIYELLDDLNHITIMSIKPGFTGQQFEDLTWKKLNEIKQIKERYPLLKFQIDGGVRWSNFKELIDIGVDWIVVGSMLFESDDYTKTVDKIYKVSNN, from the coding sequence ATGAAGATTACTCCTTCAATTTATTGTGCTGATTTAGTGGATTTAAAAACTGAAATTTCTAATTTATTAAAAGCAGGAATTGATCAAATTCATTTTGATGTTATGGATGGAATTTTTGTTCAAAATTACGCACTTAGTCCAAAACAATTAGATGATATTAAAAGAACTTTTCCTAGTTTAAAAATTGATGTTCATATTATGGGTGTTGATTTATTAGATAAAATCAAATGATTTAAAAATGCAGATTATTTTACATTTCACTGAAATGCTGTTAAAAATATAGACAGTGCAAAACAGTGAATAGATGAAATTAAGCAACATAATTTAAAACCGGGAATAGCTATTGATTTAGATAATCAAATATCAGATATTTATGAATTGTTAGATGATTTGAATCATATAACTATTATGTCAATCAAACCTGGATTTACAGGTCAACAATTTGAAGATCTAACTTGAAAAAAATTAAATGAAATTAAACAAATAAAAGAGAGATACCCTTTATTAAAATTTCAAATTGATGGTGGAGTTAGATGATCTAATTTTAAAGAATTAATTGATATTGGTGTTGATTGAATTGTAGTTGGTTCTATGTTATTTGAAAGTGATGATTATACAAAAACAGTCGATAAAATTTATAAAGTTTCAAATAATTAA
- a CDS encoding PTS ascorbate-specific subunit IIBC: MNFGNYILNFFTQFIGTPAILVGLFAFVGCLLQKKKISEAITSTIKTAIGFIIIGAGAGVIAGSISKLGSAFNLLFDRTGVIANNDVIPGLLLQTSNIVLTGSLVMITAMVLNIVLARITRFKYIYLTGHVLFYFSVMFASVMHVAGLNLDKVENIVSTVISGGMLVSMYMVLTPALLNKHVIRITQNENLALGHTGALGYWLSGSIGSLISKMSKKPCKSTEEVNFPKTLAFLRNTNVAIGITMLILYLIIYFTTWAVRGYDAMVVAEIIKKDDDVFVQGLLQSFTFAAGVEIVLIGVRMFIAEIVPSFQGISQKVVPNAKPALDCPIVFPYAPNAVLIGFVSSFIGGIIAMGITILIVSIHGINVNLWVIIIPSIVPHFFVGATCGVFGNAKGGIKGAIIGSFVNGLIISFVPFLFIGLQMVSSLKDNNQIVAWGDGDFLLGIPFGLIAKYSNQFAVWLIPVISAILWILLPVYSLFSKNKNTKLNTKQDKSTTQIDESKNETTKIKTKYDFTKQNKIVAVCGQGLGSSLLIEMNLKNVVKKLDLPIEVIHTNLNSFDSNDESILAVVCGVDLENSINFDRKIVLENLLDPKQAEEKIKEFLE, translated from the coding sequence ATGAATTTTGGAAATTATATATTAAATTTCTTCACCCAATTTATAGGAACACCTGCTATTTTAGTTGGGTTGTTTGCATTTGTTGGATGCTTACTGCAGAAAAAGAAAATTTCAGAAGCAATCACTTCTACTATTAAAACAGCTATTGGATTTATCATTATTGGAGCTGGTGCTGGAGTAATTGCCGGATCTATTAGTAAATTAGGTTCAGCTTTTAACTTGTTATTTGATAGAACTGGAGTTATCGCAAATAACGATGTTATACCTGGATTGCTATTACAAACTTCAAATATAGTATTAACTGGTTCACTAGTTATGATAACAGCAATGGTATTAAACATAGTATTAGCTAGAATTACTAGATTTAAATATATTTACTTAACCGGACATGTTTTATTCTATTTTTCAGTTATGTTTGCAAGTGTAATGCATGTTGCTGGATTAAACTTAGATAAAGTTGAAAATATCGTTTCAACAGTTATATCTGGAGGAATGTTAGTATCTATGTATATGGTATTAACTCCAGCTTTACTAAATAAACACGTTATAAGAATTACTCAAAATGAAAATCTAGCTTTAGGTCATACTGGAGCTTTAGGATATTGATTATCAGGATCAATTGGTTCATTAATTAGTAAAATGAGCAAAAAACCTTGTAAATCAACTGAAGAAGTTAATTTCCCTAAAACATTAGCTTTTTTAAGAAATACTAATGTTGCAATTGGTATTACAATGCTAATTTTATATTTAATAATTTACTTCACTACTTGAGCAGTAAGAGGTTATGATGCTATGGTAGTTGCTGAAATTATTAAAAAAGATGATGATGTTTTTGTTCAAGGATTATTACAATCATTTACTTTTGCAGCCGGAGTTGAAATAGTATTAATCGGAGTTAGAATGTTTATTGCTGAGATTGTTCCTTCATTTCAAGGTATCTCACAAAAAGTTGTTCCAAATGCAAAACCTGCTCTAGATTGTCCGATAGTCTTTCCATACGCACCAAATGCTGTATTAATTGGTTTTGTTTCATCATTTATTGGCGGGATTATTGCAATGGGAATTACTATTTTAATAGTAAGTATTCACGGTATCAATGTTAATTTATGAGTAATTATAATTCCAAGTATTGTGCCACACTTTTTTGTAGGTGCTACTTGTGGAGTGTTCGGTAATGCTAAAGGTGGTATTAAAGGAGCAATTATTGGTTCATTTGTGAATGGATTAATTATTTCGTTTGTACCATTTCTATTTATTGGATTACAAATGGTGAGTTCACTTAAAGATAATAATCAAATAGTTGCTTGAGGAGATGGTGATTTTCTACTAGGAATTCCATTTGGATTGATAGCAAAATATTCAAATCAATTTGCTGTTTGATTAATACCAGTAATTAGTGCTATATTATGAATATTATTACCTGTTTATAGTTTATTTAGTAAGAACAAAAATACTAAATTAAATACAAAACAAGATAAATCAACTACTCAAATTGATGAATCTAAAAATGAAACTACAAAAATCAAAACTAAATATGATTTTACTAAACAAAATAAAATTGTTGCAGTTTGTGGTCAAGGACTAGGTTCATCATTGTTGATTGAAATGAATCTTAAAAATGTAGTTAAAAAATTAGATTTACCAATAGAAGTTATTCATACTAATTTAAATTCATTTGATAGTAATGATGAATCAATTCTTGCAGTTGTATGTGGTGTTGATTTAGAAAATAGTATTAATTTTGATCGCAAAATAGTTTTAGAAAATCTATTAGATCCAAAACAAGCTGAAGAAAAAATTAAGGAATTTTTAGAATAA